A single genomic interval of Pseudochaenichthys georgianus chromosome 3, fPseGeo1.2, whole genome shotgun sequence harbors:
- the slc1a2a gene encoding LOW QUALITY PROTEIN: excitatory amino acid transporter 2a (The sequence of the model RefSeq protein was modified relative to this genomic sequence to represent the inferred CDS: deleted 6 bases in 4 codons): MSANKMQKQVEVRMGESHMEPIVETPDSICGSMCDKIMKNMVLTLTILGVFLGSISGMLLRHISPLPPDVIMIIAFPGEILMRMLKMLILPLVVSSLVTGLAGLDAKSSGRLGTRAMVYYMSTTVIAAILGVILVLVIHPGNPKMRAGLGQGKKNGDVSSVDAFFDLIRNLFPENLVQACFQQIQTVITKVPVPTNRTKAPPQFTVKRTLQFKSGMNVLGLIGFFVAFGVIMGKMGERAKLMLDFFNVLNEIVMRLVGAIMWYSPFGIAALICGKIISIADLEVVARQLGMYMVTVIVGLLIHGGSSSRLIYLVIVRENPWTFFMGIFQAWVTALGTASSAGTLPVTFRCLEENLGIDKRVTRFVLPVGATINMDGTALYEAVAAIFIAQMNGIHLDWGQIVTVSMTATLASVGAASIPSAGLVTMLLILTAVGLPTQDISLLVAVDWLLDRFRTSVNVVGDSYGAGIVYHLSKHELDLYDQQARMEEFEMSKTQSFIENNTNQNVYTHRNSVLIDDCKVGMGKNGRTGGFSLVEEGPWKCE; the protein is encoded by the exons ATGAG tgCCAACAAAATGCAGAAGCAAGTGGAGGTCAGGATGGGCGAAAGCCACATGGAGCCCATCGTCGAGACTCCTGACAGCATATGTGGCTCTATGTGTGATAAAATCATGAAGAACATGGTTCTCACTCTCACAATCCTTG GTGTGTTTCTGGGCTCCATTTCTGGAATGCTGCTGCGGCACATATCGCCTCTCCCGCCTGATGTCATTATGATCATCGCCTTCCCTGGAGAGATCCTAATGAGAATGCTGAAGATGCTTATTTTGCCTCTTGTTGTCTCCAGTCTGGTCACAG GACTTGCTGGTTTGGACGCTAAATCCAGCGGTCGCCTAGGCACCAGAGCCATGGTGTACTACATGTCGACCACTGTGATCGCTGCGATCCTGGGAGTGATCCTGGTGCTGGTCATCCACCCAGGTAACCCCAAGATGAGGGCTGGCCTCGGACAGGGAAAGAAGAACGGCGATGTGTCCAGCGTGGACGCTTTCTTTGATCTCATCCGAAACCTTTTCCCAGAAAACTTGGTGCAGGCCTGCTTTCAGCAG ATCCAAACGGTAATCACTAAAGTGCCAGTGCCCACTAACAGAACAAAAGCACCT CCACAGTTCACAGTTAAAAGGACGCTTCAGTTCAAGAGTGGGATGAACGTCTTGG GTTTGATCGGATTCTTTGTCGCGTTTGGTGTTATtatgggaaaaatgggagaaagggCCAAGTTGATGTTGGACTTTTTCAACGTCCTGAATGAGATTGTGATGAGGCTTGTTGGTGCCATTATGTG GTACTCCCCTTTTGGTATTGCC GCCCTCATCTGTGGAAAGATCATCTCTATTGCGGATTTGGAGGTGGTTGCTAGGCAGTTGGGGATG TACATGGTAACCGTGATAGTCGGGCTCCTTATCCATGGAGGATCTTCCTCCCGCCTGATATATTTG GTGATAGTAAGAGAGAACCCCTGGACGTTTTTCATGGGAATATTCCAAGCTTGGGTCACGGCACTTGGAACAGCATCCAG TGCTGGAACCTTGCCTGTCACGTTCCGATGCTTAGAGGAGAACCTGGGCATCGACAAGAGAGTAACTCGCTTTGTACTCCCAGTGGGTGCCACCATCAACATGGACGGCACAGCGCTTTATGAGGCTGTGGCTGCCATCTTCATCGCTCAGATGAATGGGATTCACCTCGACTGGGGCCAGATTGTGACTGTCAG TATGACAGCCACCCTGGCCAGTGTTGGAGCGGCCAGTATCCCCAGCGCTGGACTTGTGACCATGCTTCTGATCCTCACGGCGGTGGGGCTGCCCACTCAGGACATCAGCCTCCTGGTTGCTGTCGACTGGCTGCT GGATCGTTTCCGTACCTCAGTCAATGTGGTCGGGGACTCCTATGGAGCGGGCATCGTGTACCACCTTTCCAAGCACGAACTTGACCTTTACGATCAACAGGCCCGGATGGAAGAATTTGAGATGTCAAAGACGCAATCCTTCATTGAAAATAACACCAACCAGAATGTATACACACACCGCAACTCAGTCTTGATAGACGACTGCAAG GTCGGCATGGGCAAAAATGGCAGGACTGGAGGGTTCTCTCTTGTTGAGGAAGGACCATGGAAATGCGAGTAA